A genomic window from Salvia miltiorrhiza cultivar Shanhuang (shh) chromosome 5, IMPLAD_Smil_shh, whole genome shotgun sequence includes:
- the LOC130985623 gene encoding zinc finger protein CONSTANS-like, whose amino-acid sequence MKKCELCNKVARMYCESDEATLCWGCDLRVHTANFIVAKHTRTLLCHACQSPTPWTGSGPKLGPTVSVCEACVNGRARDGDDEDEENGDLALDDDDDSENQVVPLSLPPSLASASTSSCTTRDALSTPTTSYDVSQSSEDKSGAKKMRSWMWR is encoded by the exons ATGAAGAAATGCGAGCTGTGCAACAAGGTCGCAAGAATGTACTGTGAATCCGATGAAGCAACGCTGTGCTGGGGTTGCGATTTGAGGGTTCACACAGCAAACTTTATTGTGGCCAAACACACACGAACTCTCCTCTGCCACGCCTGCCAGTCTCCAACCCCATGGACCGGCTCCGGCCCCAAACTCGGCCCCACTGTCTCTGTCTGTGAGGCCTGCGTCAATGGCCGCGCACGAGACGGtgatgatgaggatgaggaaaatggtgatctTGCTCttgatgatgacgatgataGTGAAAACCAAGTTGTGCCTTTGTCTTTACCGCCCTCTTTGGCTTCGGCTTCGACTTCTTCCTGCACCACAAGAGATGCTCTTTCCACACCTACAACTTCCTATGAT GTAAGTCAAAGTTCGGAAGACAAGAGTGGTGCTAAAAAGATGAGATCATGGATGTGGCGATAG